One window from the genome of Lasioglossum baleicum chromosome 9, iyLasBale1, whole genome shotgun sequence encodes:
- the LOC143212383 gene encoding uncharacterized protein LOC143212383 isoform X1: MVGDDRNRRNGEGGGMSRRILETRRERERDGTGGRKEIANCKGESFLVERCNNFSDIRPKSNKTRFSSVCTRNRRYNMSVPKIKIERSNSLRSLSHASYHLISAFREVSDLSLKVAGTMCNNRVYTEPSLRLFELG, from the exons ATGGTGGGGGACGATCGTAACCGCCGGAACGGGGAAGGGGGCGGAATGTCACGGAGGATCCTGGAAactaggagagagagagaaagagacggaaCCGGAGGCAGGAAG GAAATTGCGAACTGTAAAGGTGAATCTTTTCTGGTCGAACGTTGCAACAATTTCTCAGACATCCGACCAAAATCCAACAAGACGCGTTTCTCGAGTGTTTGTACACGCAACAGAAGATACAATATGTCCGTTCCCAAGATCAAGATCGAAAGAAGCAATTCCTTAAGAAGTCTCTCCCACGCTTCTTACCACCTGATCTCCGCGTTTCGAGAAGTATCCGATCTATCGTTGAAAGTAGCAGGTACAATGTGTAACAATCGTGTATACACAGAACCTTCCCTCCGGCTGTTTGAATTGGGGTAG
- the LOC143212383 gene encoding uncharacterized protein LOC143212383 isoform X2, translating to MRDRADSCRAALSLALRHCQQLQHPGEIANCKGESFLVERCNNFSDIRPKSNKTRFSSVCTRNRRYNMSVPKIKIERSNSLRSLSHASYHLISAFREVSDLSLKVAGTMCNNRVYTEPSLRLFELG from the exons ATGCGGGATCGGGCTGACTCCTGTCGCGCGgcactctctctcgctctccggcATTGTCAACAATTGCAGCATCCCGGG GAAATTGCGAACTGTAAAGGTGAATCTTTTCTGGTCGAACGTTGCAACAATTTCTCAGACATCCGACCAAAATCCAACAAGACGCGTTTCTCGAGTGTTTGTACACGCAACAGAAGATACAATATGTCCGTTCCCAAGATCAAGATCGAAAGAAGCAATTCCTTAAGAAGTCTCTCCCACGCTTCTTACCACCTGATCTCCGCGTTTCGAGAAGTATCCGATCTATCGTTGAAAGTAGCAGGTACAATGTGTAACAATCGTGTATACACAGAACCTTCCCTCCGGCTGTTTGAATTGGGGTAG